A genomic stretch from Candidatus Avedoeria danica includes:
- a CDS encoding ArsR family transcriptional regulator: MQSTRRDILQYLREHGTGSVEALAEAVGLAPVTVRHHLHLLRDDGLVDVAAEPAGRGRPRHVFRLSQTGGQAIVEDNRFAVLTARLLDAMRAADRGQVEGVFAAMAESIADTNRGSFADRPVEDRLDAVVSLLAAEGFTTSWQPEGDGFVLHQLSCPFHALGEQHREVCCMDERLIEAVVGGAVEREEWRMDGSATCIYRIRTAV; the protein is encoded by the coding sequence ATGCAGAGCACCCGGCGCGACATCCTACAGTACCTGCGTGAGCACGGCACGGGCTCGGTCGAGGCGTTGGCCGAGGCGGTCGGGCTGGCGCCGGTGACGGTGCGCCATCACCTGCACCTGCTGCGGGACGATGGTCTCGTCGATGTCGCCGCCGAGCCCGCCGGGCGCGGGCGACCGCGGCACGTGTTTCGGTTGTCGCAGACGGGCGGGCAGGCGATCGTGGAAGACAACCGGTTCGCCGTCCTGACCGCGCGGCTCCTCGACGCGATGCGCGCCGCGGACCGCGGCCAGGTCGAGGGCGTCTTCGCGGCGATGGCCGAGTCGATCGCCGACACGAACCGCGGCTCGTTCGCCGACCGGCCCGTCGAAGACCGTCTCGACGCGGTCGTGTCGCTCCTGGCGGCCGAGGGGTTCACGACGAGCTGGCAGCCGGAGGGGGACGGCTTCGTCCTGCACCAGCTTTCGTGCCCGTTCCATGCCCTTGGCGAGCAGCACCGCGAGGTCTGTTGCATGGACGAACGGCTCATCGAGGCCGTCGTCGGCGGCGCGGTGGAGCGCGAGGAATGGCGGATGGACGGCAGCGCCACGTGCATCTACCGCATCCGAACCGCGGTGTGA
- the erpA gene encoding iron-sulfur cluster insertion protein ErpA — translation MIREDTAPAVRTTTFVTLSPVTLSSTAAVKLSEVMAQKGMTDAALRVFVSGGGCSGLQYGMAFDNEMDEADQVFESEGVKVVVDPVSLPYLQGATIDFTDSLMGGGFKIENPNAVSSCGCGTSFKTSDQASSGAEGEAKAQGGGCGSHGSGGGGCGCS, via the coding sequence ATGATCCGCGAAGATACTGCCCCCGCCGTCCGCACGACGACGTTCGTTACGCTCTCCCCGGTCACCCTGTCTTCGACTGCGGCGGTCAAGCTGTCCGAAGTCATGGCCCAGAAGGGCATGACGGATGCGGCGCTGCGCGTGTTCGTCAGCGGCGGCGGCTGCTCGGGCCTGCAGTACGGCATGGCCTTCGACAACGAGATGGATGAGGCCGACCAGGTCTTCGAGAGCGAGGGCGTCAAGGTCGTCGTCGATCCCGTGAGCCTCCCCTACCTGCAGGGCGCCACGATCGACTTCACCGACTCGCTGATGGGCGGCGGCTTCAAGATCGAGAACCCGAACGCCGTGTCGAGCTGCGGCTGCGGCACGTCGTTCAAGACGTCCGATCAGGCATCGTCCGGGGCCGAGGGCGAGGCCAAGGCGCAGGGCGGCGGCTGCGGCAGCCACGGCAGCGGTGGTGGCGGCTGCGGCTGCAGTTGA